The Anopheles coluzzii chromosome 2, AcolN3, whole genome shotgun sequence genome window below encodes:
- the LOC120951153 gene encoding probable malonyl-CoA-acyl carrier protein transacylase, mitochondrial — protein sequence MLFRAFHRKLHRTLRLLGTDAKLPPVVGTEKVKELLENAATFDDIKPTGGGTDSEWATLPYVAGTYISRDQSKKANRPKIDPRETNVILFPGQGTQYVGMGSKLLKYPGARDIFALANEVLGYDLLKICIEGPKSKLDQTKYCQPAVMVTSLAALEQLREERPNAIENCFATAGFSLGELTALVFAGAIPFDKGLRLVQIRAEAMQLASQQAKGAMATVLFGADGRIGEACKEALNWCIEKGIEGPDCRVANYLYPGCKVLAGNEEALRFLEANAKRFNIRRIKRLPVSGAFHTELMQPAVEPFAAALKKIRVEDPIISVHSNVDGKCYKSAGHIVGQLPKQIVRPVKWEQTLHIMYERKQGEHFPRTFECGPGRGLKAILKQVNAKAWDTTLNVEA from the coding sequence ATGCTGTTTCGTGCATTTCACCGCAAACTCCACCGGACGTTGCGTCTGCTCGGGACGGACGCCAAACTCCCGCCCGTAGTTGGCACGGAAAAGGTGAAGGAACTGTTGGAAAATGCGGCCACCTTCGACGATATTAAACCGACCGGCGGGGGGACGGACAGCGAGTGGGCCACCCTGCCGTACGTGGCCGGCACGTACATCAGCCGCGATCAGTCGAAAAAAGCGAACCGACCAAAGATTGACCCGCGGGAAACGAACGTCATCCTCTTCCCGGGCCAGGGCACCCAGTACGTCGGCATGGGCTCGAAGCTGCTCAAGTACCCTGGGGCGCGCGACATTTTCGCCCTCGCCAACGAGGTGCTCGGGTACGATCTGCTCAAGATCTGCATCGAGGGACCGAAGAGCAAGCTCGACCAAACGAAGTACTGCCAGCCGGCCGTCATGGTAACGTCGCTGGCCGCGCTCGAACAGTTGCGCGAGGAGCGGCCGAACGCGATCGAGAACTGCTTCGCCACGGCCGGCTTTAGTTTGGGCGAGCTGACCGCGCTCGTGTTTGCCGGTGCGATACCCTTCGACAAGGGCCTGCGGTTGGTGCAGATCCGGGCGGAAGCGATGCAGCTCGCGAGCCAGCAGGCAAAGGGCGCGATGGCGACGGTACTGTTCGGTGCGGACGGCCGCATCGGTGAGGCGTGCAAGGAAGCACTGAACTGGTGCATCGAGAAGGGCATCGAAGGGCCGGACTGTCGGGTGGCGAACTATCTGTACCCCGGGTGTAAGGTGCTGGCGGGTAACGAGGAAGCGTTACGCTTTCTCGAGGCGAACGCGAAACGGTTCAACATACGGCGCATCAAGAGGCTGCCCGTTAGTGGTGCCTTCCACACGGAGCTGATGCAGCCGGCGGTGGAACCGTTTGCGGCGGCACTGAAGAAGATCCGCGTTGAGGATCCGATCATCAGCGTGCACTCGAACGTGGACGGGAAGTGTTACAAGAGCGCCGGGCACATTGTGGGCCAGCTGCCGAAGCAGATCGTGCGGCCGGTCAAGTGGGAGCAAACGTTGCACATCATGTACGAGCGGAAGCAGGGCGAACATTTCCCACGGACGTTTGAGTGTGGACCGGGTCGGGGGTTGAAAGCGATCCTGAAGCAGGTCAATGCGAAGGCTTGGGACACGACGCTGAATGTGGAGGCGTAA